The genomic region aacaGGGataacaggtacgcaccaccaggcccaactaatcttttttggaattttttgtagagatggggtttcgctatgatgccctggctactcttcaactcctggactcgagtgatctgcccacctcggccccctaaagtgctgggattacaggcctgagctgtgtAATTTCATGCCGCGTGACACAGCCCAGCAAAAAGGAAGAAACCCCGCGGGTCCAGCGTCTACTCACAGGGGTGGGATGATGGCTGATAAATCccagcaggagccaaaagaggagccaccaccgcagccgcagccgcatgtcctggtcctttcagggcgccctgaggcggccaggacagaggtggaggtggcttagggcaggggggagggaaggggacgggGACCGGGGCCGGATCTtagttggggagggggaggggagggggaggggaaggggaggggaaggggggaagtaagggaagggaaaggaggagaagggggctgttgggcacctggaggaggtggaggaggaggacgaggagaagaagaaaggggtcTGGGAAAGGATCCGGTTCAAATTAAGTTCTCAAGCGCTGGTGGAAGGTTTAGCTACAGGTCACGGAGAAGATCAGGGAAGCAACAGGACACGCGGGGCAAGGGAGCGTGAGGCTTAGGAGCAATTAGAGGGAGACAAAAAGGTTCTGCTATCCACCAAACCTTCTTCGGTCTGGGCCCTCCCTTGGCAACCCTGGGGCTTTATACTCCCTCTCCACCAATCCCTGATGACCCCGGTGGTGCCTCACAATGGACAACGCCAAGTAGCGCCCGCATCATTCCAatgacccctcccccatctcagtctcccacacTCCTCGCAAGGACAGGTCCTCTCTGGAACCTTCACAAACCTGATTTCTGGTCCTCCCCAaccagctccctgtccctgcttctgggcgctccttccttcctgagctcccagggttcctcaaggtcacttttggcgacaaaacataaaaaacaaatgatggcaggatggcaggaagaaCCTCATACCCAAGCAGGGTGCCAGGTTTTACAGCCTCCTCTCAGCCATTCATATCCTAAGCAACAAAACATCAGCAGGATGCGGAAGGTCCCGATAGTAAACCATCTCCATCACATCCATGTAGCCATCCGTCCATCAACCTGTATCTCAGGAACAAATGTagatacattcattttaagcatgcatggtacatttacaaaaattaacctgacttattttgttccagcaaatctcaatatatttgagagcaatcaaatcacacagcatgtttctgatcatataactgtgctagaagtcaatgattaaaagctaattcaaaattattatttgcttggaaattcaaagtgcccttagaagacataaacataagaaagaatccaaaatgaaacaagattgcctttcaactcaatgataagatcataacatggcaataaaatgtctccctctgGCCTGGGAATTCCTCTTTGTGCCACAAGGTTGTGTGATCGCAAATCACCCCTAACCCACCTAGACATTTTAACATCTGAAACCGAGTGATGATGTCCTTATCTATATCATCttactgcctgtgtgtgtggactttaaattctgaacccaaatgagggggagaaaaccaagttgactttcatgattgacctctcagggatgtccaaggaatctgtgcatttcaagaaacaaagttcatcagcttctctcctaaggtatttgcccacaatacccagagggcttggcagcatcatgtgtgatgggtggggagctccaagcaggtgggcaggacccaggggcctggtgaccaggacagacccccactgtccatcacctttcctggccctgtcctcTGCTAAACTTCCCACAGGTCTTCTGCCCGATCACACAGAGTATGCCCAAACTCTCTCAGGCCTCTGGcagctgaaaaccactgctttaaatccctttaccatttactatgacataaggttattgtaaacaggaaatattctattgatgctacaaatggaaagccaatgcctttaccataaatagaaaaacaaccctaagaagcaagcaaaacaaaaacaaaagaggggctgggtgtggtggctcacgcctgtaatcccagcactttgggaggccgaggtgggcggatcacaaggtcaggagttccagaccagcctggccaatatggtgaaaccctgtctctaataaaacacaaaaattagccgggtgtggtggtgggcacctgtagtcccacctacttgggaggctgaggcaggagaatagtttgaacccgggaggcagagtctgcagtgagccgagattgcaccactgcactccagcctaggcgacagagcgagactctgtctcaaaaacagcaacaactacaaacaaacaaaaaacagggttaaCAAAAGTATGGAattcaattctttttatatgctgcAGCCACGTTCTGGCCctagatttggctgggcatggtggctcacgcctgtaatcccagcactttgggaggctgaggcaggcggatcacgaggttaggagttcgagatcatcctggccaacatggtgaaaccccgtctctactaaaaatacaaaaattagctttgtgtggtggcaggtgcctgtaattccagctactcaggaagctgaggcaggagaattgcttgaacccgggaggcagaggttgcaatgagccgagatcacaccactgcactccaacctgggtgacagagcaaaactccttctgaaaagaaaaaacaaagaaatattaagtaacttgtctgaggCCACATAGTTACCAAGACGtgggagctgggacttgaacccaggcagtctggctggaTTCATGCCTGCAGCCTCTGCACTCCTGCTACTTACTGTGTGAGAAGCGCCTGTTCTGTGGAAGGTTGTGGGCTGAGATCTTTCCATGAGTTCCACTCATTTACCCCCAAGGCTGTTCTTAAAGACGGGCATGAcggttatgcccattttacagatggggcccTGAGGCTCAAAAGGGCACGCCACTCACCCATTTCCACAAAGCTATAGTTAGTTAGCAGAGGGCAGAATTCGGCCGCCTCTCCCCTAGCGCGAAGGCTGTGATTGAcacagaggtttttttgttgtcgttgctgttgtttgttcctttttcttatttttgagacagggtcttgctctgtcatcccagctggagtgcagtggtgcgatgtcagctcactgcaaactctgcctccaagatgcaaatgattctcgtgcctcagcctcccaagtagctggaattacaggtgtgcactaccacgcccagctgttttttgtagagatggggttagtagagatttgttttatagagacggggtttcaccatggtctctactaaaccctgtctctactaaaaatacaaaaattacccaggcgtggtggcacatgcctgtagtcccagctactcaagaggctgaggcaggagaatcacttgaacctgggaggtggaggttgcagtgacccaaaatcatgcactctagcctggggtctcgcttttgcccaggttagagtgcagtggcacaatcatagtggctcactgcagcctcaaactcctgggctgaagggaatcctcccacctcagcctcccaagtagctaggactataggcatgtgccatcatggcgagttaattttttgtgtgtttttattgtctcgagacagagtcttgctctgttgctcaggctggactgcaatggcatgatcttggctcaccacaacctccacctcctgggttcaagcaattctcctacctcagcctcccgagtagctgggattacaggtgcgtgccaccatgcctggctaattttgtatttttagtagagacagggtttcgccgtgttgatcaggctgctctcgaactcctgacctcgtgatccacctgcctcggcctctcaaagtgttgggattacaggcatgagccactgagcctggcctggtgagctaatttttaaatttgttatagagacaagagtctctcttatgttgcccaggctggtctcgaccccctggcctcaagtgatcctcccacctcagcctcccaaagtgctgggattacagatgggtgtcaccgcacctggcctctgaggAGGATTTCATTATAAACCTGCCCTGAAGGGAGGGAATCCAATTTTACCAGAGGGTGTAGCCTGGTGAGGCCTGGATGACCTCCGGAGGCAGGGGCTTGTGCCTGGGCTGAGGCCTAAGGGACAATGGGCAGACATGAAGTTGCcccaggcagagggtacagtgtgggcaaagtcaggaagtggcagggcttggatcactccaggaagagagaggagtcatGTGTCACAGAAGCTCGAGACCCAGAgagtgaggcaggcaggcaggcagggaccaagcttgggcacagccaggaaggcaggacagGGCATGGTGGGGCCAATGGAATCATTACCCAAGTCGGGGATTTTCAGGGAAACAGCTTAGATAAGGCCAGGCAtacagtagctcccacctgtaatcccagcatttggggaggctgaggtaggaggactgcttgagcctgggagttcgagaccagcctaggcaacatagtgagacccccatatccacaaaaaatttaaaaaaggagtttgtgttcctgtagtagcatacttgggaggttgaggtggcagtatcacttgagcccgggagttcaaggctaaagtgagctgattgagccattgcactccagcctgagcgacagagagatacgctgtctcaaaggaaatacaaattaaaaaaccagccgggcatgctggcgtgtgcctgtagtctcagctacttgggacactgaagtgggaggatcgcttgagcccaggagttcaaggctgctgtgaactatgattgtgcctctgcagtccagcctgggcgacagagaaagaccctgtctcttaaaaaaaaaacaaaaaaaacttagataAGAGGATGCTGTGCCTCCCTGGGGGTCTTCAGTCACCCATGGTCCTGGCAAGAGAGGAGGGCCAGGAGAGAGCTTCACCCACCTGCTGTCCTGCCCATGTGACATCCGCAGGTGCTGCCACGGCCACGACTGTTGTTACACTCGAGCTGAGGAGGCCGGCTGCAGCCCCAAGACAGAGCGCTACTCCTGGCAGTGCGTCGATCAGAGCGTCCTGTGCGGTGAGTCCCCAGCACCACTATGCCACCCACCCCGAGTATCCCCTGGGCATCCTGGCATAGCCAGATGACTTCCGTGCCCCTGTTGCAATAACCACTGCTTCCAACTCTCTATAGAACACCCCTTGGGTATATCTAAtgtaagtgatatttattttatttattttttgagtcagagtctcgctctgtcacccaggctagagtgtgctgatgtgatcttggctcactacaacctctgcctcctgggttcaagcgattctcatgcctcagcctcccaagtggctgggactacaggcatgcaccatcacgcccagctaatttttgtatgtttttcagtagaggtggggtttcaccaagttggccgggctggtctcaaactccccacctcaagtgctctgcccgccttggcctcccaaagtgctgggattacaggcatgagtcgtgGTGTCTGgccctaatgtgagtgatctTTAACAATGAggacttgaaaaagaaaaccctgaagaaacCTACTTCTTTGATGTCTGGACGACAAGGAAGAAGATAGAAATGGCATCAGATAATAAACAGTGTAAATGTTTATCAGAAAGAGGCTGGTGGTCGGGAccagtaggaggatcgcttgagtccaggagtgcatctctacaaaatgttaaaggattttttaacattggccaggcgtggtggcacacatctgtgatcccagctacttgggaggctgaggcaggaggattgcttgaagcccaggaggttgaggctgcagtgagctgtgatcgagccactgcactcctgcctgggtgacagagcaaaacccagtctcaaaaaataataataataataataataatattttacataaccaaacacttctaaagattaaaaaaaaaaccctacaattaATTAAAAACCTCAGGTCCCTCAGGCAATCATACCAGATATTGAAACAAAGCAATAACATAAGGactgcagtatttattttatttttatattatttatttattctttgttagtttgtttttggagtgtgggttttgttttattttttgatttttttctttttttcgaccCACGGATttattcttattgcccaggcttgagtgcaatggcgtgttctCAGCTtactcaacctccgcctcttgggtttgggtaaTTGTGTCtcggcctccctctgcctcttgggcttggGCGATTGTTCCACCTCATccgccctccgcctcttgggtttgggtaaTTGTGTCtcggcctccctctgcctcttgggcttggGCGATTGTTTCACCTCATccgccctccgcctcttgggttttgTTGATTGTTCCACCTCATCcaccctccgcctcttgggttttgGTGATTGTTCCACCTCATCcaccctccacctcttgggtttgggtggttttcccgcctcagcctcctgagtagctaagggaGGAGtcttcagattatcatccactgagggtggaagaggagagggtggaagaggagcaaggagacactccttcagattatcatccactgagggtggaagaggagagggtggaagaggagcaaggagacactccttcagattatcatccactgagggtggaagaggagcaaggagacactccttcagattatcatccactgagggtggaagaggagagtgtggaagaggagcaaggagacactccttcagattatcatccactgagggtggaagaggagagggtggaagaggagcaaggagacactccttcagattatcatccactgagggtggaagaggagagtgtggaagaggagcaaggagacactccttcagattatcatccactgagggtggaagaggagagggtggaagagggataaggagacactccttcagattatcatccactgagggtggaagaggagagggtggaagagggatAAGGAGACACTcgttcagattatcatccactgagggtggaagaggagagtgTGGAAGAGGAGCAAGAGGACACTCCTTGatattatcatccactgagggtggaagggtACGAAGGAGACATTCGGGAGGTGTCTTGAGGCTCAGGGAGTTATCCGTTATAGAACGTTGTTGAGTCGGAGGAGGTGGCTGGCGGCCcatcctgttttttaaagtttcagctgTGAGGTAGGGCCAGTAGGGCAATCCTGAAGAATGACGATGCTCCGCTGCCGCCATTCTGACCTGTAGGGCCGAAGAAGGGAATGTTTTCACACATATTCATTTGATGGACAAAATTACTGCCACCAACACGGTCTGCACCTTCTGTTGCTGGTGATAGATTTTTGCACCTTTCCATCCTCCAGGTTTCAAAATAGCAGTATCACTGTCATAATATCACCCTTCCACTGAGTACTGCTGACAGCTGGGGGGTAAAGAAAAGTCATTGGGACACACTGTTGTCTCCACATGCCACTGTGTCTGTCTGCAAATGTAGGCAGGCTGGGGTCCTGCCCCAGGGAAGACAGAGTCATAACAGAGTAATAAAGAAGCATGTTTGAGACACAGGAGTGTCTATGTCTATCCTCATTCCTCCCTCACAGCCATCACCAGAGCATATTTCTTGCACCAGGTCAACAGACAGTAAGAGAGGCATGAAAAGCCCATTGTCCACACATGTTGCAgcttctttttggagaatgtttTCCAGGCCTTTTATGTTCTGTCTCTGATTCTCAGAACTCTGCAAGGTCAGTGTGACCACCCTGCTCCAAATctaagaaaacagaggtttccagaggaaggagaaattgtgcccagggtcacacagcttgcaACAGGCAGAGTGgaagttgattccagctctgcctgcaggcCCCTCTCATTTCCCCTCTGTTTCCCTTCTTGACAAAGGATCTTCTTCACTCTGGAGGTGCCACCCATGAGAACAAAGAGCTCTGGAGAGATGTGGATTCCTGAAGAGCTGCAGGGGAACTGGGAGAGGGTTTTCTGACAGAACAATCTTACCTCAAGAAGTCAGTTAGGCATGgctgtaatatttcttttcactcccAGGTAATACCAAATTGTAAGTGCACTAGGACATAAAGAATACttttgtccatggaaaaatgaggtgggaattctaaacaaagcaagttttaaaactgtgtttcacTTCAAGTGTACAAGTCCCATCACGTGTAATCATAGGACTCGGCAGCTTTTGAAGGTACAGAGGCCACACAAGAACCAGCTTAGCTGAGCATCATTTAAGGCCTTCATTTGGAATTGTCCCTGTGGGTAATAAGTTACATTCACTCTTCACTAATTTACAGTCAGGGCccatttgctattacaaatatggAACCTCTGACACTTTGAATATTAGATCAGGGGCCCCACTGGGTGGGGATGAAGGTGTTTTTGCACAACACGGTTACCAACAGGGATGGGACTGTGATGCTTGTAGGcagcctttctctctgccatCTCCCTCTGCAGGGCTTGAGCACAGAGCCGTAGGGAGAAAAATGTATCCATGTCCTGACCTGGCAGACTATGttcaaaagcaaggaaaacaaacaaacttacccGGTTGCAAAGAGGCTTTCTTGCAGGAGGGGGGATCTGAAAAAGCCAACACATGAGAAATTGAATGTTGAGAGAGTCTAAGAGCCGTGGCATCATCTGCATCAGCACTGAACTATCCTGCAACTGCGGGGAGGAAGCTCCTTACTTTGCATTTGTGGTAGTCCTCTGCCCGCCGCCGCAACTCTTGCGCACGTTGAAACATTTTCCTATGGATTACAATCACTTTCATCAGATAAAGCACCACTTTcaggatgattttaaataatctgccATGTTTCTGTTATCCTCACAACTGTACCCTTACACAATCTATCTCTACCTAGAAAACGTATTTCAGATGGCTATAAGAGTACAGTCTGAGCCGgtcgcggtggctgacgcctgtagtcccagcactctgggagggcgaggcggatggatcacgaggtcaggagattgagaccatcctggctaataaggtgaaaccc from Pan troglodytes isolate AG18354 chromosome 18, NHGRI_mPanTro3-v2.0_pri, whole genome shotgun sequence harbors:
- the LOC129137455 gene encoding nuclear pore complex-interacting protein family member B15-like isoform X1 translates to MSHCTRPMTLRNPGSSGRKERPEAGTGSWLGRTRNQVINTLADHHHRGTDFGGSPWLGIIIEFPRSYKVVITLWTVYLWVSFLKTIFCSRNGHDGSTDVQQRAWRSNRRRQEGNKIGLKDVITPWRHVERKFRAKIRKRKVTTKINHHDKINGKRKTARKQKMFQRAQELRRRAEDYHKCKIPPPARKPLCNRVRMAAAEHRHSSGLPYWPYLTAETLKNRMGRQPPPPTQQRSITDNSLSLKTPPECLLRTLPPSVDDNIKECPLAPLPHSPLPPSVDDNLNECLLIPLPPSPLPPSVDDNLKECLLIPLPPSPLPPSVDDNLKECLLAPLPHSPLPPSVDDNLKECLLAPLPPSPLPPSVDDNLKECLLAPLPHSPLPPSVDDNLKECLLAPLPPSVDDNLKECLLAPLPPSPLPPSVDDNLKECLLAPLPPSPLPPSVDDNLKTPPLATQEAEAGKPPKPKRWRVDEVEQSPKPKRRRVDEVEQSTKPKRRRADEVKQSPKPKRQREAETQLPKPKRRRADEVEQSPKPKRQREAETQLPKPKRRRLSKLRTRHCTQAWAIRINPWVEKKKKIKK
- the LOC129137455 gene encoding nuclear pore complex-interacting protein family member B15-like isoform X2 codes for the protein MRVRWMLFWLLFGLLLEFISHQCISVINTLADHHHRGTDFGGSPWLGIIIEFPRSYKVVITLWTVYLWVSFLKTIFCSRNGHDGSTDVQQRAWRSNRRRQEGNKIGLKDVITPWRHVERKFRAKIRKRKVTTKINHHDKINGKRKTARKQKMFQRAQELRRRAEDYHKCKIPPPARKPLCNRVRMAAAEHRHSSGLPYWPYLTAETLKNRMGRQPPPPTQQRSITDNSLSLKTPPECLLRTLPPSVDDNIKECPLAPLPHSPLPPSVDDNLNECLLIPLPPSPLPPSVDDNLKECLLIPLPPSPLPPSVDDNLKECLLAPLPHSPLPPSVDDNLKECLLAPLPPSPLPPSVDDNLKECLLAPLPHSPLPPSVDDNLKECLLAPLPPSVDDNLKECLLAPLPPSPLPPSVDDNLKECLLAPLPPSPLPPSVDDNLKTPPLATQEAEAGKPPKPKRWRVDEVEQSPKPKRRRVDEVEQSTKPKRRRADEVKQSPKPKRQREAETQLPKPKRRRADEVEQSPKPKRQREAETQLPKPKRRRLSKLRTRHCTQAWAIRINPWVEKKKKIKK
- the LOC129137455 gene encoding nuclear pore complex-interacting protein family member B12-like isoform X5, which encodes MFQRAQELRRRAEDYHKCKIPPPARKPLCNRVRMAAAEHRHSSGLPYWPYLTAETLKNRMGRQPPPPTQQRSITDNSLSLKTPPECLLRTLPPSVDDNIKECPLAPLPHSPLPPSVDDNLNECLLIPLPPSPLPPSVDDNLKECLLIPLPPSPLPPSVDDNLKECLLAPLPHSPLPPSVDDNLKECLLAPLPPSPLPPSVDDNLKECLLAPLPHSPLPPSVDDNLKECLLAPLPPSVDDNLKECLLAPLPPSPLPPSVDDNLKECLLAPLPPSPLPPSVDDNLKTPPLATQEAEAGKPPKPKRWRVDEVEQSPKPKRRRVDEVEQSTKPKRRRADEVKQSPKPKRQREAETQLPKPKRRRADEVEQSPKPKRQREAETQLPKPKRRRLSKLRTRHCTQAWAIRINPWVEKKKKIKK
- the LOC129137455 gene encoding nuclear pore complex-interacting protein family member B15-like isoform X4, which gives rise to MSLPWKGKEQLLALRFLTFSSPHSHQGLRSICMHTKKRVSSFPGNKIGLKDVITPWRHVERKFRAKIRKRKVTTKINHHDKINGKRKTARKQKMFQRAQELRRRAEDYHKCKIPPPARKPLCNRVRMAAAEHRHSSGLPYWPYLTAETLKNRMGRQPPPPTQQRSITDNSLSLKTPPECLLRTLPPSVDDNIKECPLAPLPHSPLPPSVDDNLNECLLIPLPPSPLPPSVDDNLKECLLIPLPPSPLPPSVDDNLKECLLAPLPHSPLPPSVDDNLKECLLAPLPPSPLPPSVDDNLKECLLAPLPHSPLPPSVDDNLKECLLAPLPPSVDDNLKECLLAPLPPSPLPPSVDDNLKECLLAPLPPSPLPPSVDDNLKTPPLATQEAEAGKPPKPKRWRVDEVEQSPKPKRRRVDEVEQSTKPKRRRADEVKQSPKPKRQREAETQLPKPKRRRADEVEQSPKPKRQREAETQLPKPKRRRLSKLRTRHCTQAWAIRINPWVEKKKKIKK
- the LOC129137455 gene encoding nuclear pore complex-interacting protein family member B15-like isoform X3, with product MFCCLGYEWLSGGCKTWHSAWVINTLADHHHRGTDFGGSPWLGIIIEFPRSYKVVITLWTVYLWVSFLKTIFCSRNGHDGSTDVQQRAWRSNRRRQEGNKIGLKDVITPWRHVERKFRAKIRKRKVTTKINHHDKINGKRKTARKQKMFQRAQELRRRAEDYHKCKIPPPARKPLCNRVRMAAAEHRHSSGLPYWPYLTAETLKNRMGRQPPPPTQQRSITDNSLSLKTPPECLLRTLPPSVDDNIKECPLAPLPHSPLPPSVDDNLNECLLIPLPPSPLPPSVDDNLKECLLIPLPPSPLPPSVDDNLKECLLAPLPHSPLPPSVDDNLKECLLAPLPPSPLPPSVDDNLKECLLAPLPHSPLPPSVDDNLKECLLAPLPPSVDDNLKECLLAPLPPSPLPPSVDDNLKECLLAPLPPSPLPPSVDDNLKTPPLATQEAEAGKPPKPKRWRVDEVEQSPKPKRRRVDEVEQSTKPKRRRADEVKQSPKPKRQREAETQLPKPKRRRADEVEQSPKPKRQREAETQLPKPKRRRLSKLRTRHCTQAWAIRINPWVEKKKKIKK